A region of Streptomyces sp. R44 DNA encodes the following proteins:
- the glnII gene encoding glutamine synthetase — MTFKAEYIWIDGTEPTAKLRSKTKIIAGEGLALDELPIWGFDGSSTNQAKGHASDRVLKPVFSCPDPIRGGNDVLVLCEVLNTDMTPHESNTRAALAEVAAKYASQESIFGIEQEYTFFDGTRPLGFPVNGFPAPQGGYYCGVGVDEIHGRPIVEAHLENCLKAGLGISGINAEVMPGQWEFQVGPLSPLEVSDQLWIARWLLYRTAEDFNVSATLDPKPVKGDWNGAGAHTNFSTKAMREGYDAIITACESLGQGSKPLDHVKNYGAGIDERLTGLHETAPWDEYSYGVSDRGASVRIPWQVEQDQKGYIEDRRPNANVDPYVVTRLIVDTCCEALEKAGQV; from the coding sequence GTGACCTTCAAGGCTGAGTACATCTGGATCGACGGCACCGAGCCGACCGCGAAGCTTCGCTCCAAGACGAAGATCATCGCCGGTGAGGGCCTCGCCCTCGACGAGCTGCCGATCTGGGGCTTCGACGGTTCCAGCACGAACCAGGCCAAGGGCCACGCCTCGGACCGCGTCCTCAAGCCGGTCTTCTCCTGCCCGGACCCGATCCGCGGCGGCAACGACGTCCTGGTGCTGTGCGAGGTCCTCAACACGGACATGACGCCGCACGAGTCCAACACGCGTGCCGCGCTGGCCGAGGTCGCCGCGAAGTACGCCTCCCAGGAGTCGATCTTCGGCATCGAGCAGGAGTACACCTTCTTCGACGGCACCCGCCCGCTCGGCTTCCCGGTCAACGGCTTCCCGGCCCCGCAGGGCGGCTACTACTGCGGCGTCGGCGTGGACGAGATCCACGGCCGCCCGATCGTCGAGGCGCACCTGGAGAACTGCCTCAAGGCCGGTCTCGGCATCTCCGGCATCAACGCCGAGGTCATGCCCGGCCAGTGGGAGTTCCAGGTCGGCCCGCTGTCCCCGCTCGAGGTCTCGGACCAGCTGTGGATCGCCCGCTGGCTGCTCTACCGCACGGCCGAGGACTTCAACGTCTCCGCGACGCTCGACCCGAAGCCGGTGAAGGGCGACTGGAACGGCGCGGGCGCGCACACCAACTTCTCCACGAAGGCGATGCGCGAGGGCTACGACGCGATCATCACCGCGTGCGAGTCCCTCGGCCAGGGCTCGAAGCCGCTCGACCACGTCAAGAACTACGGCGCCGGCATCGACGAGCGCCTGACGGGCCTGCACGAGACCGCCCCGTGGGACGAGTACTCCTACGGCGTCTCGGACCGCGGCGCCTCGGTCCGCATCCCGTGGCAGGTCGAGCAGGACCAGAAGGGCTACATCGAGGACCGCCGCCCGAACGCGAACGTGGACCCGTACGTGGTGACCCGCCTCATCGTGGACACCTGCTGCGAGGCCCTGGAGAAGGCCGGCCAGGTCTGA